The following coding sequences lie in one Rutidosis leptorrhynchoides isolate AG116_Rl617_1_P2 chromosome 4, CSIRO_AGI_Rlap_v1, whole genome shotgun sequence genomic window:
- the LOC139904656 gene encoding putative ALA-interacting subunit 2, which translates to MVGTSVKNAAIHQLTQQTLPACKPVSTPAWVIGTFFFMGVIFIPVGLISLHASQSFTLYLQVNEIVDRYDADCVPDRFKNNKVAYIKNASMPKSCHRYLKVHKPMKAPIYIYYQLENYYQNHRRYVKSRSDDQLLHGLGYNKTSTCEPLALENGLPIVPCGLVAWSLFNDTYSFSRGTKKLKIERKNIAWKSDQAHKFGKDVYPFNFQNRSFIGGGKLDTSIPLLFQVFVNYMGESKRI; encoded by the exons ATGGTTGGCACGTCAGTCAAAAATGCCG CTATACATCAGCTCACCCAACAAACGCTCCCTGCTTGTAAACCTGTATCAACACCGGCATGG GTCATTGGGACATTCTTTTTTATGGGCGTCATATTCATTCCTGTTGGGTTAATTTCACTTCATGCTTCACAAAGT TTTACGTTGTACTTGCAGGTTAATGAAATTGTGGATAGATATGATGCTGATTGTGTACCAGATAGGTTTAAGAACAACAAGGTAGCTTACATCAAGAATGCATCAATGCCAAAAAGTTGTCACCGTTATCTAAAG GTGCATAAACCTATGAAAGCTCCAATTTACATTTATTATCAGCTGGAAAACTATTATCAAAACCACAGGCG GTACGTAAAAAGTCGAAGTGACGATCAACTATTACATGGACTTGGATACAACAAAACAAGTACATGTGAACCTCTAGCACTTGAAAATGGTCTCCCAATAGTCCCTTGTGGATTAGTTGCATGGAGTTTATTTAATGACACATATTCCTTTTCACGCGGGACAAAAAAACTGAAAATCGAACGAAAAAACATTGCATGGAAGAGTGATCAGGCTCATAAATTTGGCAAAGATGTTTATCCATTCAATTTCCAAAATCGCTCCTTCATTGGTGGGGGGAAGCTAGATACATCCATCCCA CTGCTTTTCCAAGTTTTCGTAAATTATATGGGAGAATCGAAGAGGATTTAG